Below is a genomic region from Tepidiforma bonchosmolovskayae.
CTACCCCCGCGGCGTCGCACAGGTCATCGTCGCCAAGAACCGCCACGGCCCCATCGGCACCATCGAACTCCGCTTCCGCGCCCCCTTCGCACGCTTCGAAGACTGGGTCCTGAAGACCGATGACGACCTCCTCTGACCCCGACGCCTTCGCCGGCTTCCCGGGCATCGGCAAGGCCACCGCCATCCCCAACCTCTTCTTCGCCGCCGTCCTCCCCCGCATGGAGGCCCCCGGCGACCTCCTCGCCTTCCTCTGGGTCGCCCGCCTCACGCAGGAGCTGAAGGCCGAGCCCCGCTGCGTCGCCGCCGAAGCCATCTGGGCCCACGAGCCGGCCCGCCTCTCCTTCGAACGCCTCGCCGGCGGCCGCCCCGGCCTCGATACTGGCCTCCAGCGCTGCCTCGAACTCCGCGCGCTCCTCGCCCTTGAAGTGCGCGGCCCCGGCGGCCCCGAAGCCCTCTACTTCGTCAACACCCCCGCTGCCCGCCGGTCGATAGCCCGCGCCCTCGCCGGCGAACTCGAACTCCGGCCCGGCGCAGCTGTCGCCCCGCTCCGCGCCCGCGAAGAGCGCCCCGGCATCTTCCGCCTCTACGAAGAGCACATCGGCACCATCACCCCCCTCGTCGCCGAAAAGCTCGTTGAGGCCGAAGCCGCCTATCCCCCAGACTGGATTGAAGACGCCTTCCGCGAAGCCGCCGAACGCAACATCCGCAACTGGCGCTACATCCAGCGCATGCTCGAGACCTGGGCTCTGGAGGGCCGCCCCGATGAAACGACTGGACGAGATTCTCTCGAAGACGCGAAACGCCGCTTCCTCGGCGGACCCTTCGGCAGCATCGCCCGCTACCGCTGACTCCCCCGACCCCGAAGAGGAGGCCGCCTGCCCCATCTGCCGCGGCGCCGGCTTCGTCCGCCGCCCCTACCCCGTCGGCCATCCCCGCTTCGGCCGCGCCGAACCGTGCGACTGCGTCCTCGATGAAGCCGAAGACCAGCGCCGCGAACGGCTCACCCGCCTCAGCAACATCGGCGCCCTCGCCCGCTTCACCTTCGCCACCCTCAACCCCCGCGGCCGCACCGGCGCCGACGACGCCTTCGAAGCCGCCGT
It encodes:
- a CDS encoding DnaD domain-containing protein — protein: MTTSSDPDAFAGFPGIGKATAIPNLFFAAVLPRMEAPGDLLAFLWVARLTQELKAEPRCVAAEAIWAHEPARLSFERLAGGRPGLDTGLQRCLELRALLALEVRGPGGPEALYFVNTPAARRSIARALAGELELRPGAAVAPLRAREERPGIFRLYEEHIGTITPLVAEKLVEAEAAYPPDWIEDAFREAAERNIRNWRYIQRMLETWALEGRPDETTGRDSLEDAKRRFLGGPFGSIARYR